Proteins encoded together in one Scheffersomyces stipitis CBS 6054 chromosome 5, complete sequence window:
- a CDS encoding member of the syntaxin family of t-snares, with amino-acid sequence MDPFNEVKEDAWNTVASLESLLRSSAAVGGPPPPDTILDFNNNYQELQEIYDDLKQAIAISESSPEKYQLSSADIAARKAVLGDLQNNIADIKSQWDSIISRNGSSTPPAGSRKQREVTTMSNRISQDDESSSNPENPFNDQFNQFQQQELIQEQDVQLDSIHETMKNLNMQAQLMGSELEEQGFMLDELDNDLDNVDNKLRRGLNRVNLFIEKNRERGSDWCIGILAVVLFILLILVIAI; translated from the coding sequence ATGGACCCGTTCAACGAAGTAAAAGAAGACGCTTGGAACACAGTCGCGTCACTTGAGAGCTTGTTGCGCCTGTCGGCGGCTGTCGGTGGTCCACCGCCTCCAGACACTATTCtcgatttcaacaataactACCAAGAGCTTCAGGAGATCTACGACGACTTGAAACAGGCCATTGCTATTAGTGAGAGTCTGCCGGAAAAGTACCAATTGAGTAGCGCCGATATAGCGGCTAGAAAGGCTGTTCTCGGTGATCTACAGAACAATATAGCAGACATTAAGTCCCAATGGGATTCGATAATATCCCGGAATGGATCCAGTACGCCTCCAGCTGGATCGAGAAAGCAACGAGAAGTTACGACCATGTCAAATAGAATCAGCCAAGATGATGAAAGTAGTTCGAATCCCGAGAATCCCTTTAATGACCAATTCAACCAGTTCCAGCAGCAGGAGTTgattcaagaacaagatgttCAATTAGACAGCATTCATGAAACAATGAAAAACCTCAACATGCAAGCACAGCTAATGGGCTCGGAGTTGGAAGAGCAGGGTTTTATGTTGGACGAGTTAGACAACGACCTAGACAATGTAGATAACAAGTTGAGGCGAGGACTCAACAGAGTCAATTTGTTTATTGAGAAAAACAGAGAAAGAGGAAGCGATTGGTGTATAGGGATTTTGGCTGTAGTATTGTT